Proteins co-encoded in one Halorussus salinus genomic window:
- a CDS encoding aminotransferase class III-fold pyridoxal phosphate-dependent enzyme, translating to MDRDTAEPTVEDMPGKRAEEWADYHHQFSAPSTYVYDFVWDFTEPAEGPFCTDVDGNVLMDFTSHVASAPLGYNNPKIMEKFEEFDLVDPLKIAGQDFYAAGGWPPEEPELPGPTQLMDRLTDLTSHYDLDTVFLSNSGAEAVENAIKISYAQGGHRAFTFDGAFHGRTLGALSLNRSKVNHRKGYPEVGGVVSVPYPSTEKDYREKWLTDGPGGNVVADKLDPEKGVIDPQEVAYLILEPVQGEGGYRVPHDGFVSDLAEIRERFDVTVISDEIQAGMGRTGEMWGIDHLDLEPDVITSAKALRAGATVANSDMFPKEKARLSSTWGAGKIVDSMQGVFTIDAIHEYDLLDNATERGRQMTELIEDAELPNVVDVRGRGLMLAVEFDTKDRREAVVKAALKRGLLVLGCGYKTLRLLPPLDVTAREIELGFDLLRASVEEVA from the coding sequence ATGGACCGAGACACCGCAGAACCGACGGTTGAAGACATGCCCGGAAAGCGAGCGGAGGAGTGGGCCGACTACCACCACCAGTTCTCCGCGCCGAGTACCTACGTCTACGACTTCGTGTGGGACTTCACCGAACCCGCCGAGGGACCGTTCTGTACCGACGTGGACGGCAACGTCCTGATGGACTTCACCAGTCACGTCGCGTCCGCGCCGCTCGGGTACAACAACCCCAAAATCATGGAGAAGTTCGAGGAGTTCGACCTCGTGGACCCGCTGAAAATCGCGGGGCAAGACTTCTACGCCGCTGGCGGCTGGCCGCCCGAGGAGCCCGAACTTCCCGGTCCGACCCAACTGATGGACCGACTCACTGACCTCACGAGCCACTACGACCTCGACACCGTCTTCCTCTCGAACTCGGGCGCTGAGGCGGTCGAGAACGCCATCAAAATCAGCTACGCGCAGGGCGGCCACCGCGCGTTCACCTTCGACGGCGCGTTCCACGGCCGGACGCTCGGCGCGCTCTCGCTCAACCGCTCGAAGGTCAACCACCGCAAGGGCTACCCCGAGGTCGGCGGCGTCGTCTCGGTGCCCTACCCCTCGACGGAGAAGGACTACCGCGAGAAGTGGCTCACCGACGGCCCCGGCGGCAACGTCGTCGCGGACAAACTCGACCCCGAGAAGGGCGTCATCGACCCGCAGGAGGTCGCCTACCTCATCCTCGAACCCGTGCAGGGTGAAGGGGGCTACCGCGTTCCCCACGACGGCTTCGTCAGCGACCTCGCGGAGATACGGGAGCGGTTCGACGTGACCGTCATCAGCGACGAGATTCAGGCCGGGATGGGCCGGACCGGCGAGATGTGGGGCATCGACCACCTCGACCTCGAACCCGACGTTATCACCTCGGCGAAGGCGCTCCGCGCTGGCGCGACGGTCGCCAACTCCGACATGTTCCCCAAGGAGAAGGCCCGACTCTCCTCGACGTGGGGCGCTGGCAAAATCGTGGACTCGATGCAGGGCGTGTTCACCATCGACGCCATCCACGAGTACGACCTGCTGGACAACGCGACCGAGCGCGGCCGCCAGATGACCGAACTCATCGAGGACGCCGAACTGCCGAACGTCGTTGACGTTCGGGGCCGGGGCCTGATGCTCGCGGTCGAGTTCGACACGAAGGACCGCCGCGAAGCGGTCGTCAAGGCCGCGCTGAAGCGCGGCCTCCTCGTCCTCGGTTGTGGCTACAAGACGCTCCGACTCCTGCCGCCGCTGGACGTGACCGCCCGCGAAATCGAACTCGGTTTCGACCTCCTGCGCGCGTCGGTCGAGGAGGTCGCCTGA
- a CDS encoding PAS domain S-box protein, which yields MSERAGASDDEFWDDGDEGEALQRYRTLVNAIDDGIYQLDAEGRFVAVNDVITELSGYDREELLGEHVSTLLDADDVTAVEREIERRLTADAQSDTVEFTVETDDGDRVPCELRLNLLVDEGQFRGTIGVVRDVSERVETERELGERERQLERERDLTAEVIDASPVGVMVLDAEGKITRVNDRATELLGVPDEEVAGYDPSDRPAYDEEGRPVAVEDQPFAEALRTGEPVYDRVLQVEHPDGGRRWLSVNAEPILDGDGEVVRVVTTGEDVTDIKRRERELESELGEIIGRVTDAFYALDDEWRFTHANERAEQLIDYRGEGLVGRKLWDVFEWATDSKLGDEYREAMATQEPTAFEFYYPDPLEAWYDVRAYPSETGLSVYFRDVTERKRRERELEEYRSRYRTLVENFPNGAVALVDRDLRYVTFGGTPEVDEVTRGDLEGSYLREELPCELADVVVPCYESALDGESVTIEESIGDEAYKFHFLPVRDDDGEVFAALGMSQNVTERREYQRQLEESERRYRTLAENFPDGGVTLFDRDLEYTLAAGRGFADVPVDPDDFEGRNVREVWDDEVADELEPAFEAALDGEERSFELAYAGRDWNLYVVPITDERGDVFAGMTMTQDITERKERERQLRRYREYTDAVLDAIDDVFYILDESGDLQRYNDSLSAVTGYRPDEVASMHALDFFDEESHEKIVDAIRRGFETGHTQVEAEIRTNDGDRVPYEFVASALEDPDGERVLAGIGRDVSERIERERKLEETVEKLEESNERLESFASMLAHELRNPVTIGQIYAGQLPADDADSSEAVEYVAEAFDRIEDMIDVMLVLTRGRDAVGAGSSLALSAVARDAWDEIDAPDATLDARVGAVVEADETYLRHLFRNLFENAVQHGGATRVEVGEIAGGEGFYVADDGTGIPAEEREQVFEAGFTTAGDEGGTGLGLAFVRELAEVYGWDPRVTESASGGARIEFRGVDSATEE from the coding sequence ATGAGCGAGCGGGCTGGGGCCTCCGACGACGAGTTCTGGGACGACGGCGACGAGGGCGAAGCCCTCCAGCGGTACCGAACGCTGGTAAATGCCATAGACGACGGTATCTACCAACTCGACGCGGAGGGTCGCTTCGTCGCCGTCAACGACGTGATTACGGAGCTATCCGGATACGACCGCGAGGAGTTGCTCGGCGAACACGTCTCGACGCTCCTCGACGCCGACGACGTGACGGCCGTCGAGCGCGAAATCGAGCGGCGACTGACCGCCGACGCCCAGTCAGACACCGTGGAGTTCACCGTCGAGACCGACGACGGTGACCGGGTTCCCTGCGAACTCCGCCTGAACCTCCTCGTGGACGAGGGCCAGTTCCGCGGTACCATCGGAGTCGTCCGGGACGTGTCCGAGCGCGTCGAGACCGAGCGGGAACTCGGCGAGCGCGAGCGGCAACTCGAACGCGAGCGGGACCTGACCGCCGAGGTCATCGACGCCAGTCCGGTCGGGGTGATGGTGCTGGACGCCGAGGGAAAGATAACGCGCGTCAACGACCGGGCGACGGAACTGTTGGGGGTCCCCGACGAGGAAGTGGCGGGCTACGACCCTAGCGACAGACCCGCCTACGACGAGGAGGGCCGCCCGGTCGCCGTCGAGGACCAGCCGTTCGCGGAGGCGCTCCGGACGGGCGAACCGGTCTACGACCGCGTGTTGCAGGTCGAACACCCCGACGGCGGGCGCCGGTGGCTGTCGGTCAACGCCGAGCCGATTCTGGACGGCGACGGCGAGGTCGTCCGAGTGGTTACGACCGGCGAAGACGTGACCGACATCAAGCGCCGCGAGCGCGAGTTAGAGAGCGAACTCGGCGAGATAATCGGCCGCGTCACGGACGCGTTCTACGCGCTGGACGACGAGTGGCGGTTCACTCACGCCAACGAGCGCGCCGAGCAACTCATCGATTACCGGGGCGAGGGACTGGTCGGCCGGAAGCTCTGGGACGTGTTCGAGTGGGCGACCGACTCGAAACTCGGCGACGAGTACCGCGAGGCGATGGCGACCCAAGAGCCGACCGCCTTCGAGTTCTACTACCCCGACCCGCTGGAAGCGTGGTACGATGTTCGGGCCTACCCTTCCGAGACCGGCCTCTCGGTCTACTTCCGTGACGTGACCGAGCGCAAGCGCCGCGAGCGAGAACTCGAGGAGTACCGGTCGCGCTACCGGACGCTGGTCGAGAACTTCCCGAACGGCGCGGTCGCGCTCGTGGACCGCGACCTCCGATACGTCACCTTCGGCGGCACGCCAGAGGTGGACGAGGTGACGCGGGGCGACCTCGAAGGGAGTTACCTGCGCGAGGAGTTGCCCTGCGAGTTGGCCGACGTGGTGGTCCCGTGCTACGAGTCCGCGCTTGACGGCGAGAGCGTGACGATAGAGGAGTCCATCGGCGACGAGGCGTACAAGTTTCACTTCCTGCCGGTCCGCGACGACGACGGCGAGGTGTTCGCCGCGCTGGGCATGTCCCAGAACGTGACCGAGCGCAGGGAGTACCAGCGCCAACTCGAAGAGAGCGAGCGGCGCTACCGGACGCTCGCGGAGAACTTCCCCGACGGCGGCGTGACGCTGTTCGACCGCGACTTGGAGTACACGCTCGCGGCGGGGCGCGGGTTCGCCGACGTTCCCGTGGACCCCGACGACTTCGAGGGGCGGAACGTCCGCGAGGTGTGGGACGACGAGGTCGCCGACGAACTCGAACCCGCATTCGAGGCCGCGCTCGACGGCGAGGAACGGTCCTTCGAACTCGCCTACGCGGGACGCGACTGGAATCTCTACGTGGTGCCCATCACCGACGAGCGCGGCGACGTATTTGCGGGGATGACGATGACCCAAGACATCACCGAGCGAAAGGAGCGCGAGCGACAGCTCCGGCGCTACCGGGAGTACACCGACGCGGTTCTCGACGCCATCGACGACGTGTTCTACATCCTCGACGAATCGGGCGACCTCCAGCGGTACAACGACAGCCTCTCGGCGGTGACGGGCTACCGCCCCGACGAAGTAGCGTCGATGCACGCGCTGGACTTCTTCGACGAGGAGTCCCACGAGAAGATAGTAGACGCGATACGCCGCGGGTTCGAGACCGGCCACACGCAGGTCGAGGCGGAGATACGGACGAACGACGGCGACCGGGTTCCGTACGAGTTCGTCGCGTCCGCGCTGGAAGACCCCGACGGCGAGCGCGTGCTGGCGGGCATCGGTCGGGACGTGAGCGAGCGCATCGAGCGCGAGCGGAAACTCGAAGAGACCGTCGAGAAGTTAGAGGAGTCCAACGAGCGACTCGAATCGTTCGCCAGCATGCTCGCCCACGAACTCCGCAACCCCGTCACCATCGGCCAGATATACGCCGGACAGCTTCCGGCCGACGACGCCGACTCGTCCGAGGCGGTCGAGTACGTCGCGGAGGCGTTCGACCGCATCGAGGACATGATAGACGTGATGCTCGTCCTGACTCGCGGCCGGGACGCGGTCGGCGCGGGAAGTTCGCTGGCGCTCTCGGCGGTGGCCCGCGACGCGTGGGACGAGATAGACGCTCCGGACGCGACGCTCGACGCTCGCGTCGGAGCGGTCGTAGAAGCCGACGAGACGTACCTCCGGCACCTGTTCCGGAACCTCTTCGAGAACGCCGTCCAGCACGGCGGGGCGACGCGCGTCGAGGTCGGCGAAATCGCGGGCGGCGAGGGGTTCTACGTCGCCGACGACGGGACCGGGATTCCGGCCGAGGAGCGCGAGCAGGTCTTCGAGGCCGGGTTCACGACCGCGGGCGACGAGGGCGGTACGGGTCTCGGTCTCGCGTTCGTCCGGGAACTCGCCGAGGTCTACGGGTGGGACCCCCGCGTGACCGAGAGCGCGTCGGGCGGCGCGCGCATCGAGTTCCGGGGCGTGGACTCCGCGACCGAGGAATAG
- a CDS encoding alanyl-tRNA editing protein, which produces MSQLAAREPEVRSFEATVTDVDGRAVTLDESYFYAESGGQPADRGTLGGVPVEDVRERDGEIVHLLAEPAAEEGIAVGETVRAEIDDAFRTYCMRAHTASHLLYGAGRELLDELGYGGFDIGERKVRVDFTTSTDITDETLAELERLTNRAVWDSLSVSWDEIPETEARERDEIAFNTKTEEGVMSESESVRVVTVEGFDWAACGGTHVGDTSEIGPVTVLDRSNPGEGLTRVEFAVGPTAIRRRADDVRSAREAARTLDVGVAELPEAAARVSREVEELESDLEDAKDEVLQARLADLRERPVERDGDEWLVGTVDGFGPNEVADRAKEMAGDAADAVLLAGEEGATFVVAATGGDPDAGDVVEEVTSEFGGGGGGGPTFAQGGGLDASPGEVEAYLRDR; this is translated from the coding sequence ATGAGTCAACTCGCGGCACGGGAACCCGAGGTGCGGAGTTTCGAGGCGACCGTCACGGACGTAGACGGCCGGGCGGTCACGCTGGACGAGAGCTACTTCTACGCCGAAAGCGGCGGCCAACCCGCCGACCGCGGGACGCTCGGCGGCGTCCCGGTCGAGGACGTGCGGGAGCGCGACGGCGAAATCGTCCACCTCCTCGCCGAACCAGCGGCCGAGGAGGGCATCGCGGTCGGCGAGACGGTCCGGGCGGAGATAGACGACGCCTTCCGGACCTACTGCATGCGCGCCCACACCGCGAGCCACCTCCTCTACGGCGCGGGCCGCGAGCTACTGGACGAGTTGGGCTACGGCGGGTTCGACATCGGCGAGCGGAAGGTTCGCGTCGATTTCACGACTTCGACGGACATCACCGACGAGACGCTGGCCGAGTTGGAGCGACTGACCAACCGCGCAGTCTGGGACTCGCTGTCGGTCTCGTGGGACGAGATTCCGGAAACAGAGGCCCGCGAGCGAGACGAAATCGCGTTCAACACCAAGACCGAGGAGGGCGTGATGAGCGAGTCCGAGTCGGTGCGGGTCGTCACCGTCGAGGGGTTCGACTGGGCGGCCTGCGGCGGGACCCACGTCGGCGACACGAGCGAAATCGGCCCCGTCACCGTGCTGGACCGGTCGAACCCCGGCGAGGGCCTGACCCGCGTGGAGTTCGCGGTGGGGCCGACCGCGATTCGTCGCCGCGCCGACGACGTGCGGTCGGCACGCGAGGCTGCCCGGACCCTCGACGTTGGCGTGGCCGAACTCCCCGAGGCGGCCGCCCGCGTCAGCCGAGAAGTCGAGGAGTTGGAGAGCGACCTCGAAGACGCGAAAGACGAGGTCTTGCAGGCTCGACTCGCCGACCTCCGGGAGCGTCCGGTCGAGCGCGACGGCGACGAGTGGCTGGTCGGCACGGTGGACGGGTTCGGCCCGAACGAGGTCGCCGACCGGGCGAAGGAGATGGCTGGCGACGCCGCGGACGCGGTACTCCTCGCGGGCGAGGAGGGCGCGACGTTCGTGGTCGCGGCGACCGGCGGCGACCCGGACGCTGGCGACGTGGTCGAGGAGGTGACGAGCGAGTTCGGCGGTGGCGGGGGCGGCGGTCCGACGTTCGCGCAGGGCGGCGGTCTCGACGCGAGTCCCGGCGAGGTCGAAGCATATCTACGAGACCGGTGA
- a CDS encoding redoxin domain-containing protein gives MLTEGDSAPAFSATLGTSDHESFDLADRLGDGPVVLAFFPGAFTPPCTNEMVALQDRLDEFEEGGATVLGVSADSPFSLGAFREEYDLDFDLVSDTAGDAIGAFGLEIDIEELGLHGIANRAVFVLDDEGTVTYRWVADDPTNEPDYEAVLAAVESA, from the coding sequence ATGCTCACCGAAGGCGACTCCGCACCCGCGTTCTCGGCGACGCTCGGCACCAGCGACCACGAATCGTTCGACCTCGCGGACCGACTCGGCGACGGCCCGGTCGTGCTGGCGTTCTTCCCCGGCGCGTTCACGCCGCCGTGTACCAACGAGATGGTCGCGTTGCAGGACCGACTGGACGAGTTCGAGGAGGGCGGAGCGACCGTGTTGGGAGTCAGCGCCGACTCGCCGTTCTCGCTCGGTGCGTTCCGCGAGGAGTACGACCTCGACTTCGACCTCGTGAGCGACACGGCCGGGGACGCCATCGGGGCCTTCGGCCTCGAAATCGACATCGAGGAGTTGGGCCTGCACGGCATCGCCAACCGCGCGGTCTTCGTCCTCGACGACGAGGGCACCGTGACCTACCGGTGGGTCGCCGACGACCCGACGAACGAACCCGACTACGAGGCGGTGCTGGCGGCGGTCGAGTCCGCGTGA
- a CDS encoding outer membrane protein assembly factor BamB family protein, translating into MEDRNYSLAGGDAGRTASRPDGTPPSDAEVRWETPIEPDAQPLVLDGGVYTTVREFDDTDLVGYRLDDGSGTFRLDLPDDYRIRGFGADSRRLYAATGEGVAAFDPRTERTEWSVELDAATQRLAVDGSDVYVVNPGSNVRDDLVVRIATFPDGNQSYSRGIVYEVESNAGVPRPSELAVADGSAFVSVRGTLIRYDGRESVWEATLDQSGPAESLVVHDRSLYCSVGGSGSQPSLRAYDAATGTTAWETRLGESASAIAAVGETVLAVVGDIAVGAAGVAAFDATDGTRQWEAFDLTPTSPLSVVGETVFVGTEEATGTSLTALDLADGTESWHVDVPTRVEYHPVVLDDGIVVGGDSLVCLDPVVETTADAPTRTRATGASGDESGQCPSCGAAVSSDEAFCADCGTKLPDETCPECEEPLDGDEAFCPQCGHDLDDSDPACPDCGADIDGDEAFCPQCGHSLD; encoded by the coding sequence ATGGAGGACAGAAACTACTCGCTTGCAGGTGGAGATGCGGGCCGAACCGCGAGTCGGCCCGACGGCACGCCGCCGAGCGACGCCGAGGTTCGCTGGGAGACCCCAATCGAGCCGGACGCCCAACCGCTGGTCCTCGACGGCGGAGTCTACACGACCGTAAGAGAGTTCGATGACACCGACCTCGTGGGGTATCGGCTCGACGACGGCTCCGGGACGTTCCGACTCGACCTCCCGGACGACTACCGGATTCGGGGGTTCGGAGCGGACTCGCGCCGACTCTACGCCGCGACGGGCGAGGGCGTCGCCGCGTTCGACCCGCGCACGGAGCGCACCGAATGGTCGGTCGAACTCGACGCCGCCACTCAACGGTTGGCGGTCGATGGCTCGGACGTGTACGTCGTCAATCCCGGCTCCAACGTCCGCGACGACCTCGTGGTCAGAATCGCTACGTTCCCCGACGGCAACCAGTCGTACTCGCGGGGCATCGTCTACGAAGTCGAATCGAACGCCGGTGTCCCCCGCCCGAGCGAACTCGCGGTCGCGGACGGGTCGGCGTTCGTGAGCGTTCGCGGGACCCTCATCCGGTACGACGGCCGGGAATCCGTGTGGGAGGCGACACTCGACCAATCCGGTCCCGCCGAGTCGCTGGTGGTCCACGACAGGTCGCTGTACTGTAGTGTCGGCGGTTCCGGGTCACAGCCGTCGCTTCGGGCGTACGACGCCGCGACCGGGACGACGGCGTGGGAGACGAGACTCGGCGAGTCGGCGTCGGCTATCGCGGCCGTCGGCGAGACGGTCCTCGCCGTCGTCGGTGACATTGCAGTCGGTGCGGCGGGCGTGGCGGCGTTCGACGCGACCGACGGAACGCGCCAGTGGGAGGCGTTCGACCTGACGCCGACCAGTCCGCTCTCCGTCGTGGGCGAGACCGTCTTCGTCGGCACCGAGGAGGCGACCGGAACGTCGTTGACCGCGCTCGACCTCGCGGACGGCACCGAATCGTGGCACGTCGATGTTCCGACCCGCGTGGAGTACCACCCGGTCGTCCTCGACGACGGCATCGTCGTCGGCGGCGACTCGCTGGTCTGTCTCGACCCCGTCGTGGAGACGACGGCGGACGCGCCGACCCGGACGCGGGCCACCGGAGCGTCCGGCGACGAGAGCGGGCAGTGTCCCTCCTGCGGCGCGGCGGTCTCCTCGGACGAGGCGTTTTGCGCGGACTGCGGGACGAAACTCCCGGACGAGACCTGCCCGGAGTGTGAGGAGCCGCTGGACGGAGACGAGGCGTTCTGCCCGCAGTGCGGCCACGACCTCGACGACTCCGACCCGGCGTGTCCCGACTGCGGTGCCGACATCGACGGCGACGAGGCGTTCTGCCCGCAGTGCGGTCACAGCCTCGACTGA